Proteins found in one Oryza glaberrima chromosome 4, OglaRS2, whole genome shotgun sequence genomic segment:
- the LOC127771920 gene encoding uncharacterized protein LOC127771920 yields MATTPAAAAAAAAAGGAAILDTLGDFTSRENWDKFFALRGTGDSFEWYAEWEDLRAPLLSLLHGCGGGAEGGGGGKAPEILVPGCGSSVLSERLYDAGFRRVTNVDFSRVLVADMLRRHARARPEMRWRVMDMTDMQFTDGSFDVILDKGGLDALMEPEAGTKLGMKYLNEAKRVLKSGGKFACLTLAESHVLALLLSEFRFGWDMSIQAIGNESSKSAFQTFMVVMVKGKMGVVHPIQSLLDQSGKFCNMKQANDVIHSLEKENTIRESYSSGVDVTLSLRDLQLGAVGDLKVIIPGRRRMFILGDQGNSLYCYKAVLLDARKRTETFVYHCGVFIVPKVRAHEWLFASEEGQWHVVESAKAARLIMVFLDSRHANADMDVIKNDLSPLVKDLEPGNPEEEARIPFMMAGDGVKQREILQEVTSEITGPMVVEDVVYENSDEDQSSMTEKMFRRLIFKRNSGLVQSEALLVKDSTSDKADENNKKSPSASKKRRNQKKGPSGSKTVLRIDHSYLGSSYHSSIISGLSLIASALDSAAVAGTKVSTTVIGLGAGTLPMFLRGCLPFLDIKVVELDPLVEEVAKKYFGFSTDEQLQVHLGDGIKFIDDIAVANSGATTQQLMSTGNENNAVKILIVDVDSSDVSSGLSCPHANFVEDSFLLAVKKFLDEGGLFIINLVSRSSAVREMVVSRLKAAFEHLYSLHLKEDLNEVLFATPSERCLDNNNMDEAVAKLKAMLKFPVNVESDMKKLQKLQ; encoded by the exons ATGGCGAccacgccggcggcagcggcggcggcggcggcggcggggggcgcggCGATCCTCGACACGCTCGGGGACTTCACCTCGCGGGAGAACTGGGACAAGTTCTTCGCGCTCCGCGGCACCGGCGACAGCTTCGAGTGGTACGCGGAGTGGGAGGACCTCCGCGccccgctcctctccctcctccatggctgcggcggtggcgcggagggcggaggcggaggcaagGCCCCGGAGATCCTGGTGCCCGGGTGCGGGAGCTCGGTGCTCTCGGAGAGGCTCTACGACGCCGGGTTCCGCCGCGTCACCAACGTCGACTTCTCCCGCGTCCTCGTCGCCGACAtgctccgccgccacgcccgcgcgcggccggagATGCGCTGGCGCGTCATGGACATGACCGACATGCAG TTCACAGATGGATCATTTGATGTCATACTTGATAAGGGTGGACTGGATGCTCTTATGGAGCCAGAGGCTGGCACAAAACTAGGGATGAAATATCTAAATGAG GCAAAGAGAGTTTTGAAATCAGGAGGGAAATTTGCTTGCCTTACCCTTGCAGAATCCCATGTCCTAG CTCTGCTTTTGTCTGAGTTCAGGTTTGGATGGGATATGAGCATTCAAGCTATAGGTAATGAATCCTCTAAGTCTGCCTTCCAGACTTTCATGGTGGTCATGGTAAAAGGAAAGATGGGTGTAGTACACCCAATACAATCACTATTAGACCAATCTGGTAAATTCTGTAACATGAAACAG GCAAATGATGTGATTCATTCTCTTGAGAAGGAAAACACCATCCGGGAGTCATACAGTTCTGGTGTTGATGTTACTTTGTCATTACGCGATCTTCAGTTAGGAGCTGTAGGAGATCTGAAGGTGATTATCCCAGGACGACGAAGGATGTTCATTCTTGGTGATCAGGGAAATTCACTTTATTGCTATAAGGCTGTTCTATTGGATGCCAGAAAGCGAACTGAAACCTTTGTATATCATTGTGGAGTTTTTATTGTGCCTAAG GTTCGAGCACATGAATGGCTTTTTGCTTCAGAAGAAGGACAGTGGCATGTTGTTGAAAGTGCAAAGGCTGCTCGTCTAATTATG GTATTCTTGGATAGCAGACATGCAAATGCTGACATGGATGTTATCAAG aatgATTTATCTCCCCTTGTTAAGGATCTGGAACCTGGAAATCCTGAAGAGGAAGCTCGTATACC GTTCATGATGGCTGGTGATGGTGTGAAGCAACGAGAGATTCTTCAAGAG GTAACTTCAGAAATAACTGGTCCTATGGTTGTGGAAGATGTTGTTTATGAAAATAGTGATGAAGACCAAAGTTCTATGACTGAAAAGATGTTCCGGCGCCTTATATTTAAAAGAAATTCTGGCTTAGTGCAATCTGAAGCATTGCTTGTCAAAGATTCCACCAGTGACAAGGCAGatgaaaacaacaaaaaatcaCCTTCAGCATCCAAAAAAAGGAGGAACCAGAAAAAAGGTCCCTCAG GATCCAAGACCGTTCTGAGGATTGATCATAGCTACCTTGGTAGCTCTTATCACAGCAGTATCATATCTGGCCTTTCTTTAATTGCATCTGCTCTGGATTCTGCTGCAGTAGCTGGAACAAAA GTTAGCACAACCGTCATAGGACTTGGAGCAGGAACTTTACCAATGTTTCTTCGTGGATGTCTCCCTTTCCTAGATATTAag GTTGTGGAGTTAGATCCCTTGGTAGAGGAGGTGGCAAAGAAATATTTTGGCTTTTCAACAGATGAGCAATTGCAG GTGCATTTGGGAGATGGAATCAAATTCATAGATGATATTGCTGTTGCAAACAGTGGGGCTACCACCCAGCAGCTCATGTCTACTGGCAATGAGAACAATGCAGTTAAAATTCTTATTGTTGATGTTGATTCATCTGACGTGAG CTCTGGGTTGTCTTGCCCTCATGCAAACTTTGTTGAGGATTCTTTTCTTCTGGCGGTGAAAAAGTTCCTTGATGAAGGTGGTCTGTTTATCATCAATTTAGTCTCGCGATCATCCGCAGTCAGGGAAATGGTTGTTTCACGACTGAAAGCA GCCTTTGAGCACCTATATTCACTACATCTCAAAGAAGATTTAAATGAAGTTTTATTTGCAACCCCAAGTGAAAGATGCCTGGATAACAACAATATGGATGAGGCTGTGGCCAAACTGAAGGCCATGCTGAAATTCCCAGTGAATGTAGAATCAGATATGAAGAAGTTGCAGAAGCTGCAGTAG
- the LOC127771922 gene encoding uncharacterized protein LOC127771922 isoform X1, with amino-acid sequence MAPLRLIAAVAPAPPPTPPPRPRRAPPSAARLASGGVAFAAVAAVAAASPPALAALAAEPANALSLPTWAVHVSSVAEWVTAMALVWDYGERTGLKGWKGLSWGMTVKRNPQLHLYWDGGSKVPLLGGAMCACTWHFFYNSESLEVLVALQGALTVIGNITMCIAAFRIFKASQESSKSS; translated from the exons ATGGCGCCTCTCCGGCTCATCGCTGCAGTCGCGCCCGCTCCGCCACCgacaccaccgccgcggccccgacgagcgccgccgtccgcggcgcgcctggcgagcggcggcgtggccttcgccgccgtggcaGCTGTagccgctgcctcgccgccaGCGCTCGCTGCGCTGGCCGCCGAGCCGGCCAACGCGCTCTCGCTGCCCACTTGGGCCGTCCACGTCTCCAGCGTCGCCGAGTG GGTGACGGCCATGGCGCTGGTTTGGGACTACGGGGAGAGGACGGGGCTTAAGGGTTGGAAAGGCCTCTCTTGGGGAATG acggtcaaacgaaacccacaactgcacttgtattgggacggaggtagtaag GTTCCACTTCTTGGTGGAGCGATGTGCGCTTGCACGTGGCATTTCTTCTATAATTCAGAGTCTCTTGAA GTGCTTGTAGCGCTCCAAGGTGCTCTAACAGTGATTGGTAACATTACAATGTGCATAGCTGCATTTCGCATCTTCAAAGCATCCCAGGAAAGCTCAAAAAGTTCATAG
- the LOC127771922 gene encoding uncharacterized protein LOC127771922 isoform X2, protein MAPLRLIAAVAPAPPPTPPPRPRRAPPSAARLASGGVAFAAVAAVAAASPPALAALAAEPANALSLPTWAVHVSSVAEWVTAMALVWDYGERTGLKGWKGLSWGMVPLLGGAMCACTWHFFYNSESLEVLVALQGALTVIGNITMCIAAFRIFKASQESSKSS, encoded by the exons ATGGCGCCTCTCCGGCTCATCGCTGCAGTCGCGCCCGCTCCGCCACCgacaccaccgccgcggccccgacgagcgccgccgtccgcggcgcgcctggcgagcggcggcgtggccttcgccgccgtggcaGCTGTagccgctgcctcgccgccaGCGCTCGCTGCGCTGGCCGCCGAGCCGGCCAACGCGCTCTCGCTGCCCACTTGGGCCGTCCACGTCTCCAGCGTCGCCGAGTG GGTGACGGCCATGGCGCTGGTTTGGGACTACGGGGAGAGGACGGGGCTTAAGGGTTGGAAAGGCCTCTCTTGGGGAATG GTTCCACTTCTTGGTGGAGCGATGTGCGCTTGCACGTGGCATTTCTTCTATAATTCAGAGTCTCTTGAA GTGCTTGTAGCGCTCCAAGGTGCTCTAACAGTGATTGGTAACATTACAATGTGCATAGCTGCATTTCGCATCTTCAAAGCATCCCAGGAAAGCTCAAAAAGTTCATAG